A single window of Fischerella sp. PCC 9605 DNA harbors:
- a CDS encoding ABC transporter permease, translated as MNFGRISVIATNVFREVIRDRILFIIGFYFLILAVAIYLLPQFAAATEDKMFFDFSLATMSLLGLVVAVFVGTELVNKEIEKRTVLVLIAKPISRSEFITGKYLGLLAVLAFLIAAMTAIALAFLLFNQIAYSLASILIATFFLFLQLSLIAAVAITLGVFTSSLLATALTFAVYLMGNITQDLLKLGRLGNNSNIQNLTQTLYLVLPDLSRLDVKNDAVYGLAALPNTTALISNAGYGLLYTAMLLAIAILIFSQREF; from the coding sequence ATGAATTTCGGCAGAATTTCTGTAATAGCAACGAATGTGTTTCGAGAAGTAATACGCGATCGCATTTTATTCATAATTGGCTTTTATTTTCTCATCCTCGCGGTTGCTATTTATCTCCTTCCTCAATTTGCTGCTGCTACTGAGGACAAAATGTTTTTTGATTTTAGTTTGGCGACGATGAGTCTTCTCGGTTTAGTTGTAGCGGTATTTGTTGGTACGGAACTGGTAAACAAAGAAATAGAGAAGCGTACTGTTTTAGTGTTAATTGCTAAACCCATAAGCCGCAGTGAATTCATCACTGGTAAATATCTAGGATTATTGGCGGTGCTAGCGTTTCTGATCGCCGCTATGACAGCGATCGCTCTTGCATTTTTGCTATTTAATCAAATCGCTTATTCACTGGCAAGTATTTTGATTGCTACATTTTTCTTATTCCTACAGTTGTCTTTGATCGCTGCCGTGGCTATTACCTTGGGTGTATTTACCAGTTCCTTGTTAGCAACAGCTTTAACATTTGCTGTTTATCTGATGGGGAATATTACTCAAGATTTACTGAAGCTTGGTCGTCTGGGAAACAACTCTAATATCCAAAACCTAACTCAAACTTTGTATCTCGTCTTGCCAGATTTATCTCGCTTAGATGTTAAAAACGATGCCGTATATGGTCTGGCAGCATTACCAAATACTACAGCACTCATTAGTAATGCTGGTTACGGCTTACTGTATACAGCGATGCTGTTAGCGATCGCTATCCTCATCTTCTCACAACGAGAATTTTAA